The Chryseobacterium suipulveris genome window below encodes:
- a CDS encoding tetratricopeptide repeat protein, translating into MNSKKIIIAAAMFYYGFSEAQQSQYFNDRENYRLNLAENLYNSKIYNASQFEYSRQYFYNQSLSSSKKEAAQFFDNVIGVILRKNHAEQGLEAFIKEYPNSAYFAQANLPLADYYLAQKDFEKALETLKNVNQYQLSREENTQYVMKLGYAKFMTGDSRGAIDALEEAHKTAVDSDRNDIAYMLGHLYYADKQNDKAFNYFDQIKDQDKYARLVKPYYVQMYFNNKDYDRAISEGNSLLNESLSKEYSAEVHKIIGESYFMKGDYSSAYPHLKIYLESKSSPSESDLYEMGFVSAQLKKYDEAVSYYNQLINSNSATSQNAYYQLGNAYLEVGKKQEALSAFRSAYQMSYDPKVQQLAHLQYAKLSYDIGNPFESPSNVIQNYLTKYPKSTEVVELKSLLLKSYLYSGDYKGVLAAIDKMPNSTPETNKIDQEVSFLVGTEEFNKGNFNEAEKYFLRSLEFNINKEFNTRAVYWLAQTYYHKENYPSAIVRFEKILNENFPEKQQLNYDLGYAYFKSKKFDQAKKYFTEYLKNPKPEFKNDAELRLADTFYANNELNEAIAIYDKTENANDYTLFQKGMALGFKGDTEAKITMLKKLISQYKNSEYVDDAQYEIGVAYAAHDDYANSNEYFTQVIKSSPDKDLVANAQIYRAQNYIDLNQHDKALSELRSLGNQYRNTAFAAKIVQASRPIFMKNGDVAGYQSFAQSFGVRIDASEIDEINLNSARNYFAQKNYKAAIPLYEKYLTQNPTGDGLYQAQYQLGESYYQTQNPTKALLVLQEVANVQNDYQEDAQTRIAQIYLSQNNTNEAKKYLEPLSASENVTLRNFANLELMKIFAEEKDFRKAENFADLVLKNSKNSVTVIEQAKVIKARSLMNNGKDNDAKTAYAALEKSSNTEVAAESLYAKAFYQNKAKAFKNSNETIFKLANNYASEEYWGAKSLLLMARNYIGLKDNYQASYTVDQIINNYQDFPEIVAEAKEIKKTIR; encoded by the coding sequence ATGAATTCCAAAAAAATTATCATTGCAGCCGCAATGTTCTATTACGGATTTTCCGAGGCACAACAGTCGCAATACTTCAATGACCGCGAAAATTACCGCCTCAATCTTGCCGAAAATCTCTACAATTCTAAAATCTATAACGCATCCCAGTTCGAGTATTCCCGACAGTATTTCTACAACCAGTCGCTTTCTTCATCCAAGAAAGAGGCAGCACAGTTTTTTGACAACGTGATCGGAGTGATTTTACGCAAGAACCATGCAGAACAGGGATTGGAGGCGTTCATTAAGGAATATCCGAACTCCGCTTATTTTGCGCAGGCGAATCTTCCTTTGGCGGATTATTACCTTGCCCAAAAGGATTTTGAGAAAGCACTGGAAACTTTGAAAAACGTGAACCAGTACCAACTTTCACGCGAAGAAAACACGCAGTATGTGATGAAGCTGGGTTATGCGAAATTCATGACGGGCGATTCCAGAGGAGCGATCGACGCGCTGGAAGAAGCTCACAAAACCGCCGTGGATTCCGACAGAAACGATATTGCCTATATGTTGGGACACCTTTATTATGCCGATAAGCAGAATGACAAAGCGTTCAACTATTTTGACCAGATCAAGGATCAGGATAAATATGCGCGTTTGGTGAAGCCGTATTATGTGCAGATGTACTTCAACAACAAGGATTATGACCGTGCCATTTCTGAAGGAAATTCGTTGCTGAACGAATCGCTTTCCAAGGAATACAGTGCCGAAGTTCACAAGATTATCGGCGAAAGTTATTTTATGAAGGGAGATTACAGTTCTGCGTACCCACATCTGAAAATTTATTTGGAAAGCAAGAGTTCGCCATCAGAAAGTGATTTGTATGAAATGGGGTTTGTCTCCGCACAGCTGAAAAAATACGACGAGGCGGTTTCTTACTATAACCAGCTGATTAACAGTAATTCAGCTACTTCTCAAAATGCTTATTACCAGTTGGGAAATGCATACCTCGAAGTGGGGAAGAAGCAGGAAGCGCTTTCGGCGTTTCGTTCTGCTTATCAAATGAGTTATGACCCCAAAGTGCAGCAACTTGCTCATTTACAATATGCTAAGCTGAGCTACGACATTGGGAATCCGTTTGAATCTCCATCAAATGTGATCCAGAATTATCTTACGAAATACCCGAAAAGTACCGAAGTTGTAGAGTTGAAATCGCTATTGCTAAAGTCTTATCTCTATTCGGGAGATTACAAAGGAGTTTTGGCGGCGATCGACAAAATGCCAAATTCCACTCCAGAAACCAACAAAATTGATCAGGAAGTTTCTTTCCTTGTGGGGACCGAGGAATTTAACAAAGGAAATTTCAACGAGGCAGAAAAATATTTCCTGAGAAGTTTGGAGTTCAACATTAATAAAGAATTCAATACCCGAGCTGTTTACTGGTTGGCTCAAACCTATTATCATAAAGAAAATTATCCGTCAGCGATTGTGCGTTTCGAGAAAATCCTCAATGAGAATTTTCCTGAAAAACAGCAGCTGAACTACGATTTGGGTTATGCTTATTTTAAGTCGAAAAAATTCGATCAGGCAAAAAAATACTTCACCGAATATTTGAAAAACCCTAAACCTGAATTTAAGAATGATGCAGAACTTCGATTGGCAGATACTTTCTATGCCAACAACGAACTGAACGAAGCCATCGCAATCTACGACAAAACTGAAAATGCGAACGATTATACACTGTTTCAAAAAGGAATGGCTTTAGGTTTCAAGGGTGATACTGAAGCGAAAATCACCATGTTGAAAAAGCTCATTTCGCAATACAAAAATTCGGAATATGTGGATGATGCTCAATATGAAATCGGCGTTGCCTACGCAGCTCACGACGATTATGCGAATTCCAACGAGTATTTTACACAAGTGATCAAATCCAGTCCCGACAAAGATTTGGTTGCCAATGCGCAGATTTACCGTGCGCAGAATTATATTGACCTGAACCAGCACGACAAGGCGCTTTCCGAACTGCGCTCACTTGGAAATCAGTACAGAAATACCGCGTTTGCGGCGAAGATTGTTCAGGCGTCCCGACCGATTTTTATGAAAAACGGCGATGTTGCGGGTTATCAGAGTTTTGCCCAAAGTTTTGGCGTAAGAATCGACGCTTCCGAAATTGATGAGATCAACCTGAACTCGGCAAGAAATTATTTTGCCCAGAAAAACTATAAAGCCGCAATTCCACTTTATGAAAAGTATCTGACCCAAAATCCGACAGGTGACGGACTTTATCAGGCGCAATACCAGTTGGGAGAAAGTTATTACCAAACCCAGAATCCGACTAAAGCTTTGCTTGTTTTGCAGGAAGTAGCCAATGTACAGAATGATTATCAGGAGGATGCGCAAACCAGAATCGCCCAAATTTACTTGAGTCAAAACAATACCAATGAGGCGAAAAAATACCTGGAACCACTTTCTGCATCAGAAAATGTTACGCTCAGAAATTTTGCCAACCTCGAACTGATGAAGATTTTCGCCGAGGAAAAGGATTTCAGAAAAGCCGAAAATTTTGCGGACCTCGTTCTGAAAAATTCCAAAAACTCAGTTACGGTAATCGAACAGGCGAAAGTAATCAAAGCCAGAAGTTTGATGAACAACGGCAAAGACAACGATGCGAAAACTGCTTATGCCGCTTTGGAAAAATCATCCAACACCGAAGTTGCCGCGGAATCCCTTTATGCAAAGGCATTTTATCAAAACAAGGCAAAAGCGTTTAAGAATTCCAACGAAACCATTTTCAAATTGGCCAACAATTACGCTTCGGAAGAATATTGGGGAGCAAAATCACTTCTGCTGATGGCGCGAAACTATATCGGTCTGAAAGACAATTATCAGGCGAGCTACACGGTGGACCAAATCATCAACAATTACCAGGATTTCCCTGAAATTGTGGCCGAAGCGAAGGAGATTAAAAAGACGATTAGATAA
- a CDS encoding TonB-dependent receptor, whose amino-acid sequence MNSTIKILPLLFLGISQVAFSQIKEEKLILDKKREPEVKKIEKKKTSIEKEKNYPPEEKSQVPVNYDITNVPAASDFKTSTIQGEDISPKFDAEYQNNYFQLGMGNYGKILADGNISTTLENKMEVGADLHYLSTSGLKKEYDWTSKQSSANLGAYLTSYGDLGKFSINADYGLNDYNYYGIYALQPSADVDLQQKVNRFKVNGYYDFYSNEILNDVRVKSSFLSDRFGAKETQAAILLNLSKHHLMIPNLNDIRLNADLGLGLETLKSTFDLLDKNTSNVFNTTLSPKLSFFKDKSYLMIGSDFSFYNGKNNSLALPEETKTNKIYWFPKAEVQIATSDEFKFYGGVDGGLKINSYSELLQENPYLVSDQQLRATETKYRLYFGLRGDIDQNIKYDINAGFAKMNDILFFKANDLFNHELTLDRPAYDFANTFSAAYDNGTVSEVRGSVQYFPLANLALDGELGFAKYKLDRYENIFNKPLIKASLGAKYTMLDKKLNLGAKAIFASDMTTNSFSINDGVTVPPTYVSTENLNDKVGGYADLNLSAEYKVHKNFSIFALGNNLLNTKYQTFKAYKVLGAQVLGGVKITF is encoded by the coding sequence ATGAACTCAACAATAAAAATATTGCCATTACTATTCCTTGGAATTTCACAGGTCGCATTTTCACAGATCAAGGAAGAAAAACTCATCCTCGACAAAAAACGCGAACCCGAGGTAAAGAAAATAGAGAAGAAAAAAACTTCAATAGAAAAAGAAAAAAATTATCCACCCGAAGAAAAATCGCAGGTTCCCGTGAATTACGACATTACCAACGTTCCCGCTGCTTCGGATTTCAAAACTTCAACCATTCAAGGTGAAGATATCTCGCCAAAGTTTGACGCAGAGTACCAGAACAACTATTTCCAACTCGGAATGGGGAACTACGGGAAAATTTTGGCCGATGGAAATATTTCGACCACGCTCGAAAACAAGATGGAAGTGGGAGCAGATCTGCATTACCTTTCCACATCGGGTTTGAAGAAGGAATATGATTGGACTTCGAAACAGAGTTCCGCCAATCTCGGAGCTTACCTAACTTCTTACGGTGATTTGGGGAAATTCAGCATCAATGCCGATTATGGGCTCAATGACTACAACTATTACGGAATCTATGCGCTGCAACCTTCGGCAGATGTAGATTTACAGCAGAAAGTGAACCGATTTAAAGTGAACGGATATTACGATTTTTATTCGAATGAAATCTTGAATGATGTGCGCGTAAAATCTTCATTTTTGAGTGACAGGTTTGGAGCGAAGGAAACTCAGGCGGCGATTTTGCTCAACCTTTCCAAGCACCACTTGATGATTCCGAACCTGAACGATATTCGTCTGAATGCTGATTTAGGGTTGGGTTTAGAAACATTGAAATCGACTTTCGATCTTTTGGATAAAAATACTTCAAATGTTTTCAACACCACACTTTCACCGAAATTATCTTTTTTTAAGGACAAATCTTATTTGATGATCGGCTCGGATTTTTCCTTCTATAATGGAAAGAACAACAGTTTGGCTTTACCGGAGGAAACTAAGACCAACAAAATATATTGGTTCCCAAAAGCAGAAGTTCAGATTGCAACATCTGATGAGTTCAAGTTTTATGGCGGTGTTGACGGCGGTTTGAAAATTAATTCCTATTCGGAGCTGCTTCAGGAGAATCCGTACCTCGTTTCGGATCAGCAGTTGCGCGCGACAGAAACAAAGTACAGACTTTATTTCGGATTACGTGGTGATATTGATCAAAACATTAAATACGACATCAATGCGGGGTTTGCGAAGATGAACGATATTCTGTTCTTCAAAGCCAATGATCTCTTCAACCACGAGTTAACGCTTGACCGACCTGCTTATGATTTTGCGAACACGTTTTCCGCAGCTTACGATAACGGCACGGTGAGCGAAGTTAGGGGAAGTGTTCAATATTTCCCCTTGGCTAATCTTGCTTTGGATGGCGAACTTGGTTTTGCAAAATACAAACTGGATCGTTACGAGAATATTTTCAATAAGCCATTGATAAAGGCGAGTTTGGGTGCGAAATACACGATGCTCGACAAGAAACTGAACTTGGGTGCAAAAGCCATTTTCGCTTCGGATATGACGACTAATTCGTTTTCCATTAATGATGGAGTTACTGTTCCGCCAACTTATGTTTCCACTGAGAATTTAAACGACAAAGTCGGTGGGTATGCGGATTTAAATTTGTCGGCGGAGTATAAAGTTCACAAAAATTTCAGTATTTTTGCGCTCGGAAATAATTTACTGAACACCAAGTATCAAACTTTCAAAGCATACAAAGTTTTGGGAGCGCAGGTTTTGGGAGGAGTGAAAATTACTTTCTAA
- a CDS encoding DUF4160 domain-containing protein: MYKGSGLAKFQVSPEIILLSSKNMKPRDLILAEEIVEDKKQEIIDKWNQFFNKEGDEN, encoded by the coding sequence ATGTATAAGGGCAGTGGCTTAGCGAAGTTTCAGGTTTCTCCAGAAATTATTTTGTTGAGCAGCAAAAATATGAAGCCAAGAGATCTGATTTTAGCCGAGGAGATTGTTGAGGATAAAAAGCAGGAAATAATAGATAAATGGAATCAATTTTTTAATAAAGAAGGAGATGAAAATTAG
- the fsa gene encoding fructose-6-phosphate aldolase, which yields MKFFIDTANLDQIREAQDLGILDGVTTNPSLMAKEGISGKDAILNHYKTICEIVDGDISAEVLSTTYDEMIKEGEELAAIHPNIVVKIPMIKDGVKALKYFADKGIKTNCTLIFSAGQAVIAAKAGANYVSPFLGRLDDISVDGMNLIEEIRVIFDNYMLDTEILAASIRSPMHIINCAKIGADVVTSPLASILNLLNHPLTDKGLAQFVADAKKMS from the coding sequence ATGAAATTTTTTATCGACACGGCAAATCTAGACCAGATCAGGGAAGCACAGGATTTAGGAATCCTTGATGGTGTTACAACCAACCCGTCACTAATGGCGAAAGAAGGAATCAGCGGGAAAGACGCGATCCTGAACCATTACAAAACCATTTGCGAAATCGTTGACGGCGATATTTCGGCGGAAGTTCTCAGCACCACTTATGATGAAATGATTAAGGAAGGAGAAGAGCTGGCGGCGATCCACCCGAATATCGTGGTGAAAATCCCGATGATTAAAGACGGTGTTAAAGCTTTGAAATATTTTGCCGATAAAGGAATCAAAACCAACTGTACCCTGATTTTTTCTGCAGGACAGGCGGTCATCGCAGCAAAAGCGGGAGCAAACTACGTTTCCCCTTTTCTTGGACGACTCGATGATATTTCTGTGGACGGGATGAACTTGATTGAGGAAATCCGCGTGATTTTCGATAACTATATGCTGGATACCGAAATCCTTGCAGCGTCGATCCGTTCGCCGATGCACATCATCAACTGTGCGAAGATCGGCGCAGATGTGGTGACTTCCCCACTCGCTTCAATCCTGAATCTCCTGAACCACCCGTTAACCGACAAAGGTCTGGCTCAGTTTGTTGCGGATGCGAAGAAGATGAGTTAA
- the acs gene encoding acetate--CoA ligase has product MKNLYIDDLPDYFKQYKKSIKNPKKFWDKIADEGFVWYQRWSKVVEYDMQEAKIKWFKNAKLNVTKNCLDRHLSVRGDKTAIIWEPNDPKEEAQHISYKELHERVCKMANVLRDLGVQKGDRVCIYLPMIPELAVSMLACARLGAVHSVIFAGFSDTAVSSRVNDCEAKIIICSDGSYRGNKAIDLKGIIDKAAEKCPTVEKVLVVKRTGGEVKMKEGRDLWLEPLYEKAPSDFISVIMDAEDPLFILYTSGSTGKPKGMLHTTAGYLVFTAYTFKNIFNYKENDIYWCTADIGWITGHSYILYGPLANGATTVIFEGVPTYPEPDRFWEVIEKHKVTQFYTAPTAIRSLAKESTSWVEKHDLSSLRVIGSVGEPINDEAWHWYNDHVGKKKCPIVDTWWQTETGGIMISPIPFVTPTKPTYATLPLPGIQPVLMDDKRNEITGNQVDGNLCIRFPWPGIARTIWGDHQRYKETYFTAFPGKYFTGDGALRDETGYYRITGRVDDVIIVSGHNLGTAPIEDSINQHPAVAESAIVGYPHDIKGSALYGYVMLKDIGESRDRDNLRKEINQLITDTIGPIAKLDKIQFVSALPKTRSGKIMRRILRKIAEGDFNNFGDTSTLLNPEIVEEIKNEKI; this is encoded by the coding sequence ATGAAGAACTTGTATATCGACGATTTGCCTGATTATTTCAAGCAGTATAAAAAGTCGATCAAAAATCCTAAAAAATTCTGGGACAAAATCGCAGACGAAGGTTTCGTGTGGTACCAACGCTGGTCTAAAGTGGTAGAATATGACATGCAGGAAGCCAAAATAAAGTGGTTCAAAAACGCGAAATTGAACGTTACCAAGAATTGCCTTGACCGACACCTCTCGGTGCGTGGAGACAAAACCGCTATAATTTGGGAACCGAACGATCCGAAGGAAGAAGCGCAGCATATTTCCTACAAAGAACTTCATGAGAGAGTTTGCAAGATGGCGAATGTTCTGCGGGATTTGGGCGTGCAGAAAGGCGACCGCGTTTGCATTTATCTTCCGATGATTCCCGAACTCGCCGTTTCGATGTTGGCTTGTGCGAGATTGGGCGCTGTTCACTCCGTGATTTTTGCGGGATTTTCTGACACTGCGGTTTCTTCCAGAGTGAATGACTGCGAAGCGAAAATCATCATCTGCTCCGACGGAAGCTACCGCGGAAACAAAGCCATCGACCTGAAAGGAATCATCGACAAAGCTGCGGAAAAATGCCCAACCGTGGAAAAAGTTTTGGTAGTGAAAAGAACCGGCGGTGAAGTAAAAATGAAGGAAGGCCGCGATCTTTGGCTGGAACCGCTTTATGAAAAAGCACCATCAGATTTCATATCGGTAATTATGGATGCGGAAGATCCGCTGTTCATCCTTTACACATCGGGCTCCACAGGAAAACCGAAGGGAATGCTTCACACCACTGCGGGTTACCTGGTGTTCACTGCTTATACTTTCAAGAATATCTTTAATTATAAAGAAAACGATATTTACTGGTGTACTGCCGATATCGGCTGGATTACTGGGCATTCGTATATTCTATACGGTCCGCTCGCAAATGGTGCAACCACAGTTATTTTTGAGGGAGTTCCGACTTATCCCGAACCGGACAGATTCTGGGAAGTCATTGAGAAACATAAAGTTACCCAATTCTACACCGCTCCAACCGCGATCCGTTCTTTGGCAAAAGAATCCACTTCCTGGGTTGAAAAGCACGATTTGTCGAGTTTAAGGGTAATCGGATCCGTTGGCGAACCAATTAACGACGAAGCGTGGCACTGGTACAACGACCACGTCGGAAAGAAAAAATGCCCAATCGTTGACACATGGTGGCAAACCGAAACGGGTGGAATTATGATCTCGCCAATTCCTTTCGTAACGCCGACTAAGCCGACTTATGCTACACTCCCGCTTCCTGGAATTCAGCCCGTATTGATGGACGATAAGCGAAACGAGATCACGGGAAATCAGGTGGACGGAAATCTTTGCATCCGTTTTCCATGGCCTGGAATTGCACGAACGATTTGGGGTGATCATCAACGGTATAAGGAAACTTATTTTACGGCATTTCCCGGTAAATATTTCACTGGTGACGGCGCTTTGAGAGATGAAACCGGCTATTACAGAATCACCGGACGTGTTGACGACGTGATCATCGTATCGGGACACAACCTCGGAACCGCGCCGATTGAAGACAGCATCAACCAACACCCTGCAGTTGCTGAATCCGCGATTGTCGGTTATCCGCACGACATCAAGGGAAGCGCACTCTACGGTTACGTGATGCTCAAAGACATCGGTGAAAGCCGCGACAGAGACAATCTCCGCAAGGAAATCAACCAGCTGATTACCGACACGATCGGTCCGATTGCGAAACTCGACAAAATCCAGTTTGTTTCCGCATTGCCGAAAACGCGTTCTGGAAAGATTATGCGGAGAATTTTAAGAAAAATTGCCGAAGGAGATTTCAATAATTTCGGGGATACATCCACACTTCTTAATCCTGAAATTGTAGAGGAAATTAAAAATGAGAAGATTTAG
- a CDS encoding AMP-binding protein has product MKAQEMFQESIENREGFWAKQAENIKWFEFPKTILSDDENGYPQWFADGKLNMSYLCIDKHIEDGFGEQVAVIYDSPVTGKQQKYTFNQLKVEVSKLAGGLLSLGLKKGDTAVVYMPMIPQTLFTMLACARIGVIHNVVFGGFAPNELVVRIDDCKPKVLITSTAGVEIAKRIPYLPLVEEAIRLAQDKVDHVIVFDRQLIDNKHEYFEGTIDYQELVDRSQPADYVSVESTHPLYLLYTSGTTGKPKGVERDTGGHATALKFSMKYHYGMEPSETFWAASDFGWAVGHSFMVYGPLINRNTTIVFEGKPVMTPDAGTFWRVISEHKVNTMFTAPTAIRAIKKEDPNGELIKKYDLSHYKKQFLAGERCDVATLDWFDEHIGIPAVDHWWQTESGSPMLGLLTYFDDFKIKRASAGKPIPGYDIKVFDENGYELDAHHEGYLVIKLPLAPGAMKGIWNDFPRFEKSYLSQFPGYYFSGDGAIKDEDGYIFVTGRVDDVINVAGHRLSTSEMEEVVSSHPEIAECAVVGIEDQLKGQIPFAVAVTKAGVTKGDTEIEKEIISLVREKIGAVASLKNVMIVNRLPKTRSGKILRKLIRTMLDGKEFQIPSTIDDEQIISEIQEKYEFYKN; this is encoded by the coding sequence ATGAAAGCACAGGAAATGTTTCAGGAAAGCATAGAAAACCGAGAAGGTTTCTGGGCTAAACAGGCAGAAAATATCAAATGGTTTGAATTCCCGAAAACCATTCTTTCTGATGACGAAAACGGCTATCCGCAATGGTTTGCCGATGGAAAGCTGAATATGTCATACCTCTGTATCGACAAACATATCGAGGACGGATTCGGTGAGCAGGTCGCTGTAATATACGATTCGCCAGTCACTGGAAAACAGCAGAAATACACCTTCAACCAACTGAAAGTCGAGGTTTCTAAACTTGCAGGCGGACTACTTTCTCTTGGCTTAAAGAAAGGCGACACCGCAGTAGTTTATATGCCGATGATTCCGCAAACACTCTTCACCATGTTGGCTTGCGCGCGAATCGGCGTGATCCACAATGTGGTTTTCGGTGGTTTTGCTCCGAACGAACTGGTGGTGAGAATCGACGACTGCAAACCGAAAGTGCTCATTACTTCCACAGCGGGAGTCGAGATTGCAAAGCGAATTCCGTACTTACCGCTTGTTGAGGAAGCGATTCGGCTTGCTCAGGACAAAGTGGATCACGTAATAGTTTTTGACCGGCAGTTGATCGACAACAAACACGAATATTTTGAGGGAACTATTGATTATCAGGAACTTGTCGATCGGTCGCAACCTGCAGATTATGTATCCGTGGAATCTACACATCCACTTTATTTGCTTTACACTTCGGGAACCACAGGAAAACCGAAAGGTGTGGAACGCGACACCGGTGGACACGCCACTGCTCTAAAATTTTCGATGAAATACCATTACGGAATGGAGCCAAGTGAAACTTTCTGGGCAGCTTCCGATTTTGGTTGGGCGGTTGGACATTCCTTCATGGTTTATGGTCCCCTGATCAACAGAAACACCACCATTGTTTTTGAAGGAAAACCTGTAATGACACCCGATGCGGGCACTTTTTGGCGGGTAATTTCTGAGCATAAAGTAAACACGATGTTTACGGCTCCAACGGCGATTCGTGCAATTAAGAAAGAAGATCCGAACGGCGAACTCATCAAGAAGTACGACCTTTCCCATTACAAAAAACAGTTTCTTGCTGGTGAAAGATGCGATGTTGCAACCCTCGACTGGTTTGATGAGCATATCGGGATTCCTGCAGTGGATCACTGGTGGCAAACTGAATCGGGTTCTCCGATGTTGGGACTCCTCACCTATTTCGACGATTTCAAGATTAAAAGAGCTTCTGCCGGAAAACCGATTCCTGGTTATGACATCAAGGTATTTGATGAAAACGGTTATGAACTCGACGCTCACCACGAAGGTTATCTCGTAATCAAACTTCCGCTCGCTCCAGGTGCAATGAAGGGAATTTGGAACGATTTCCCAAGATTTGAGAAGAGCTATCTTTCGCAGTTTCCCGGATATTATTTTTCGGGAGATGGCGCCATTAAAGATGAGGACGGCTACATTTTCGTGACAGGAAGAGTTGATGACGTCATCAATGTTGCGGGACACCGCCTCTCCACTTCTGAAATGGAGGAAGTAGTTTCGTCGCACCCTGAAATCGCCGAATGCGCAGTAGTCGGAATTGAGGACCAGCTGAAAGGTCAGATTCCTTTTGCAGTCGCAGTGACCAAAGCAGGAGTAACTAAAGGAGATACCGAAATTGAAAAGGAAATAATCTCTTTAGTCAGAGAAAAAATCGGCGCGGTTGCCTCATTGAAAAATGTGATGATCGTGAACCGGTTACCGAAAACCCGCTCTGGAAAAATTCTAAGAAAACTCATTCGCACAATGCTCGACGGAAAGGAATTCCAAATTCCGTCCACCATCGACGATGAGCAAATCATCAGTGAAATTCAGGAAAAATACGAATTTTATAAAAATTAA
- a CDS encoding response regulator transcription factor produces MKKILIADDEHKIIMTLEYSFRKAGYEVFIARDGAEVLEILKTEIPDLILLDIMMPNVDGYTTLAEIKKNEKLNKVKVIFLSAKTGEEDIKKGLELGADAYVTKPYSIKKLMEKVEELIPLSPKGENNS; encoded by the coding sequence ATGAAAAAAATACTCATCGCCGACGACGAACACAAAATCATAATGACTTTGGAATACAGCTTTCGCAAAGCAGGTTACGAAGTTTTTATTGCACGCGATGGCGCGGAAGTCCTGGAAATTTTGAAAACGGAAATTCCCGACCTGATTTTGCTCGATATTATGATGCCAAATGTCGACGGTTACACTACCCTTGCCGAAATCAAGAAAAATGAAAAACTGAACAAAGTAAAAGTCATTTTCCTCTCCGCGAAGACAGGAGAAGAAGACATTAAAAAAGGATTGGAACTGGGAGCAGACGCTTATGTCACAAAACCCTACTCCATTAAAAAACTGATGGAAAAGGTGGAAGAACTGATCCCCCTTTCCCCCAAAGGGGAGAACAATTCTTAA
- the tnpA gene encoding IS200/IS605 family transposase: MPYRQIYYQIIFTTKYRKTTLNLEHDAELYKYIWGIIRNKKCKLYRINGMHDHIHIFSDLHPTVCLSDFVKDIKVASNLWMKKSGLFPDFEEWQESYSAFPYSEREKDMIINYVKN, encoded by the coding sequence ATGCCTTACAGACAAATTTATTATCAGATTATTTTTACAACCAAGTACAGAAAAACCACTCTGAATTTGGAACACGATGCAGAACTTTATAAATACATTTGGGGAATTATCAGAAACAAAAAATGTAAACTTTACAGGATAAACGGAATGCATGACCATATTCATATTTTTTCAGATTTACATCCGACAGTTTGCCTAAGTGATTTTGTAAAAGATATTAAAGTTGCAAGTAATCTTTGGATGAAAAAAAGTGGATTGTTTCCAGATTTTGAAGAATGGCAGGAAAGTTACAGCGCTTTCCCATACTCTGAACGGGAAAAAGACATGATCATCAATTATGTGAAAAATTAA